Proteins co-encoded in one Garra rufa chromosome 21, GarRuf1.0, whole genome shotgun sequence genomic window:
- the isca2 gene encoding iron-sulfur cluster assembly 2 homolog, mitochondrial: MSFARRLLISAPKTAIFHSLKVETVRTCSAPLTSTARYSSASSTKEEHQNPSSSLTENISLSESCVKRLAEITVKGEYLRIAVEGGGCSGFQYKFLVDSVKNEDDRVFEKNGVGIIVDQDSLEFVKGSTIDFSQELIRSSFQVLKNPQADHGCSCGSSFSVKI, encoded by the exons ATGTCATTCGCCAGAAGACTGCTCATAAGCGCCCCTAAAACAGCGATATTTCACTCTCTCAA AGTTGAGACGGTGAGAACATGTTCAGCTCCTCTCACCTCCACTGCGCGCTACAGCAGCGCCTCCTCTACCAAAGAAGAGCATCAGAACCCATCCAGCAGTCTAACTGAGAACATCAGTCTCAGTGAATCCTGTGTCAAG AGGCTTGCTGAGATTACGGTAAAGGGAGAGTATCTGAGGATAGCAGTGGAGGGAGGCGGATGTTCAGGATTCCAGTATAAATTCTTAGTGGATTCTGTTAAAAATGAAGATGACAg AGTGTTTGAAAAGAATGGTGTCGGGATAATAGTTGACCAGGACAGTCTGGAGTTTGTCAAAGGATCCACTATTGACTTCAGCCAGGAGCTCATCCGCTCGTCCTTTCAGGTGTTGAAGAACCCACAGGCTGATCACGGCTGCTCATGCGGCTCGTCCTTCTCTGTCAAAATCTGA
- the LOC141295467 gene encoding NPC intracellular cholesterol transporter 2-like, which translates to MDYRMFCVVLLSFLTYTNAEQVKFVDCGSVDGKVAEVDVQPCPQQPCPLHKGQSYTVNVTFTSSVASQTSTAVVHGVLAGVPIPFPIPQPDGCKSGIQCPIGPQKTYSYVNQLPVKNEYPAIKLVVEWELRDDSSKDLFCVKFPVQIVS; encoded by the exons ATGGATTACCGTATGTTCTGCGttgttttactttcttttctCACCTACACCAATGCTGAGCAGGTGAAATTTGTGGACTGTG GCTCAGTAGATGGAAAAGTTGCCGAGGTTGACGTCCAGCCCTGTCCACAACAGCCATGTCCACTTCACAAGGGACAGTCCTATACAGTCAATGTAACCTTCACCAGTA GCGTTGCCAGTCAGACCAGCACAGCTGTGGTTCACGGAGTGCTTGCTGGCGTCCCCATCCCTTTCCCTATTCCTCAACCAGATGGTTGCAAGTCTGGAATTCAGTGTCCTATTGGGCCACAAAAGACCTATAGCTATGTTAACCAGTTGCCTGTCAAGAACGAGTATCCAGCA ATAAAACTAGTCGTGGAATGGGAATTAAGAGACGACTCCAGCAAAGATTTATTTTGCGTCAAGTTCCCTGTTCAGATTGTGAGCTGA
- the gskip gene encoding GSK3-beta interaction protein isoform X2 has product MSLTGMSRKCSDELPPEEGMEVDSKPEDLSKCSYEECCVELGEVKDMRLEAEAVVNDVLFAVTDMHVSHNLTSGLDMAYINVETREGNRYCLELTEAGLRVVGHTFDHVDEGLSTQYHETVYSLLDSLSPGYREAFGNALLQRLERLKQNGQ; this is encoded by the exons ATGAGTCTAACCGGCATGAGCCGGAAGTGTTCTGACGAACTACCCCCGGAGGAG GGGATGGAGGTGGACTCTAAGCCAGAGGACCTGTCTAAGTGTTCGTATGAGGAGTGCTGTGTGGAGCTGGGAGAGGTTAAGGACATGAGGCTGGAGGCTGAGGCGGTGGTCAATGATGTGCTCTTCGCAGTCACAGACATGCACGTCTCCCACAATCTCACCAGCGGACTGGATATGGCGTACATAAACGTGGAAACCAGAGAGGGAAACCGATACTGCTTAGAGCTCACCGAGGCAGGGTTAAGG GTGGTGGGACATACCTTCGATCATGTGGACGAGGGGTTGAGCACCCAGTATCACGAGACTGTTTACTCACTGCTGGATTCTCTCAGCCCCGGATACAGAGAAGCCTTTGGAAATGCTCTGCTACAGAGACTGGAGAGGCTCAAACAAAACGGACAGTGA
- the gskip gene encoding GSK3-beta interaction protein isoform X1 has product MGMEVDSKPEDLSKCSYEECCVELGEVKDMRLEAEAVVNDVLFAVTDMHVSHNLTSGLDMAYINVETREGNRYCLELTEAGLRVVGHTFDHVDEGLSTQYHETVYSLLDSLSPGYREAFGNALLQRLERLKQNGQ; this is encoded by the exons ATG GGGATGGAGGTGGACTCTAAGCCAGAGGACCTGTCTAAGTGTTCGTATGAGGAGTGCTGTGTGGAGCTGGGAGAGGTTAAGGACATGAGGCTGGAGGCTGAGGCGGTGGTCAATGATGTGCTCTTCGCAGTCACAGACATGCACGTCTCCCACAATCTCACCAGCGGACTGGATATGGCGTACATAAACGTGGAAACCAGAGAGGGAAACCGATACTGCTTAGAGCTCACCGAGGCAGGGTTAAGG GTGGTGGGACATACCTTCGATCATGTGGACGAGGGGTTGAGCACCCAGTATCACGAGACTGTTTACTCACTGCTGGATTCTCTCAGCCCCGGATACAGAGAAGCCTTTGGAAATGCTCTGCTACAGAGACTGGAGAGGCTCAAACAAAACGGACAGTGA
- the gskip gene encoding GSK3-beta interaction protein isoform X3 translates to MTANFVSYGMEVDSKPEDLSKCSYEECCVELGEVKDMRLEAEAVVNDVLFAVTDMHVSHNLTSGLDMAYINVETREGNRYCLELTEAGLRVVGHTFDHVDEGLSTQYHETVYSLLDSLSPGYREAFGNALLQRLERLKQNGQ, encoded by the exons ATGACAGCTAACTTTGTTAGTTAT GGGATGGAGGTGGACTCTAAGCCAGAGGACCTGTCTAAGTGTTCGTATGAGGAGTGCTGTGTGGAGCTGGGAGAGGTTAAGGACATGAGGCTGGAGGCTGAGGCGGTGGTCAATGATGTGCTCTTCGCAGTCACAGACATGCACGTCTCCCACAATCTCACCAGCGGACTGGATATGGCGTACATAAACGTGGAAACCAGAGAGGGAAACCGATACTGCTTAGAGCTCACCGAGGCAGGGTTAAGG GTGGTGGGACATACCTTCGATCATGTGGACGAGGGGTTGAGCACCCAGTATCACGAGACTGTTTACTCACTGCTGGATTCTCTCAGCCCCGGATACAGAGAAGCCTTTGGAAATGCTCTGCTACAGAGACTGGAGAGGCTCAAACAAAACGGACAGTGA